The proteins below come from a single Juglans regia cultivar Chandler chromosome 12, Walnut 2.0, whole genome shotgun sequence genomic window:
- the LOC109004747 gene encoding cytosolic endo-beta-N-acetylglucosaminidase 1 isoform X1 — protein MPLLRLRAYLNRRTLKNLLRPIRKIFHMLAMSQPNSEPELQSSSASRPPPPFDPMEPSVPISYPIKTLEDLESQSYFNSFHYPFNKASVALQSGSSSSLPNRRRLLVCHDMKGGYGDDKWVQGGTNPEAYAIWHWYLIDVFVYFSHSLVALPPPCWINSAHRHGVKVLGTFMAEWDEGRVICDRLLSTKESAHLYAERLAELADSLGFDGWLINIEVKLDIEQIPILKEFVSHLNETMHSLVPGSLVIWYDSVTIHGDLRWQDQLNEKNKPFFDICDGIFVNYTWKENYPSLSAAIAGDRKFDVYMGIDVFGRSTYGGGQWNTNVALDVLKKNDVSAAIFAPGWVYETKQPPNFQSAQNHWWALVEKSWGILRNYPKLLPFYTNFDQGRGYHFSIDGTKVSDDPWCNISCQGFQPFVEFADNPSPGIIQTLVDLTEASHSGGGNITFKGTLGDNAFLEKRLFLGEIPLENLPIFCTYSVRSEGDSQLGLSLHFSSTMNESTSILLTSGDFNQFSSKFSKVIPTHRLEKPGNSFGWVLQEGSIALESGDMLTEIHAVCYRSKHESSACSSVKYFAELGHLTIRTSHEKKLDFLASSSWLVDGQFIKWASGSRGSKTLSIKIVWKLKHGTSTAFSNYNIYVKNVTKQVEEVAEYLGTAHVEAFYVSDLVVPSETSSLKFIVQICAADGTCQNLDDSPTFTVDAEGPL, from the exons ATGCCTCTTCTTCGTCTCCGCGCCTATCTTAATCGCCGAACCCTCAAAAACCTCCTCAGACCGATCCGCAAGATATTCCATATGCTCGCAATGTCCCAACCCAACTCTGAACCCGAGCTCCAATCCTCATCTGCATCCCGACCTCCTCCACCATTTGATCCAATGGAGCCGTCCGTGCCAATATCTTACCCAATCAAAACCCTTGAAGACCTCGAGTCCCAGTCCTACTTCAACTCCTTTCACTACCCTTTTAACAAAGCTTCGGTTGCTCTCCAATCtggctcttcttcttcattgccCAATAGGCGTAGATTGCTCGTGTGCCATGACATGAAAGGAGGTTATGGGGATGATAAATGGGTCCAGGGAGGTACCAATCCCGAGGCATATGCGATATGGCATTGGTATTTGATCGATGTTTTCGTTTACTTTTCGCATAGTCTCGTTGCGCTTCCTCCGCCGTGTTGGATCAATTCGGCTCACCGGCACGGCGTTAAG GTACTGGGGACATTCATGGCAGAATGGGATGAAGGGAGGGTTATTTGTGATAGATTGCTCTCAACAAAGGAATCTGCCCATTTGTATGCCGAGCGCCTGGCAGAGCTTGCTGATTCTTTGGGATTTGATGGATGGCTG ATTAATATTGAGGTCAAATTGGATATTGAGCAAATCCCTATTCTGAAAGAATTTGTCAGCCATCTAAACGAGACTATGCATTCGTTAGTGCCAGGTTCTTTAGTGATATG GTATGATAGTGTTACAATTCATGGTGATCTTCGTTGGCAAGATCAACTGAATGAAAAGAATAAACCTTTCTTTGATATTTGTGATGGAATATTTGTAAACTATACTTGGAAG GAAAACTATCCAAGTCTTTCAGCTGCTATTGCTGGTGATAGAAAGTTTGATGTGTACATGGGGATTGATGTATTTGGAAGGAGCACTTACGGTGGTGGGCAATGGAAT ACAAACGTTGCCCTTGATGTGCTAAAGAAGAACGATGTGTCAGCTGCCATATTTGCTCCTGGATGGGTTTATGAGACGAAGCAACCACCTAATTTTCAGTCCGCGCAAAATCA TTGGTGGGCCCTTGTTGAGAAATCATGGGGAATACTGCGGAATTATCCTAAACTGCTGCCTTTCTACACTAATTTTGATCAG gggCGTggttatcatttttcaattgaTGGAACAAAAGTATCAGATGACCCTTGGTGTAACATTTCATGCCAGGGTTTCCAG CCTTTCGTTGAGTTTGCTGATAACCCTTCTCCAGGCATCATTCAAACACTTGTTGA TTTGACAGAAGCGTCTCATAGTGGAGGAGGAAACATCACATTTAAAGGAACGCTTGGAGACAAtgcttttcttgaaaaaagACTTTTTCTTGGAGAAATTCCCTTGGAGAATTTGCCTATCTTCTGTACATACTCT GTGAGATCAGAGGGCGACTCTCAATTGGGActctctcttcatttctccTCTACAATGAATGAAAGCACATCTATACTTCTCACATCCGGGGATTTTAACCAATTCTCAAGCAAATTCAGTAAAGTAATTCCAACACACCGGCTTGAAAAGCCAGGAAATTCCTTTGGATGGGTCTTACAGGAGGGTAGCATTGCACTTGAAAGCGGAGACATGTTGACAGAAATCCATGCTGTGTGCTACAGGTCAAAGCATGAATCTAGTGCTTGCAGTTCAGTAAAGTATTTTGCTGAGCTAGGTCATCTCACCATTAGAACTTCTCACGAAAAGAAGTTAGATTTTCTGGCTTCTTCCTCGTGGCTTGTTGACggtcaatttataaaatgggCTTCTGGTTCTCGGGGTTCAAAGACCCTTAGTATAAAAATCGTTTGGAAACTGAAACATGGAACTAGTACAGCATTCTCGAACTACAATATCTATGTCAAGAATGTAACAAAACAGGTAGAAGAGGTGGCGGAGTATCTTGGAACGGCACATGTGGAAGCCTTTTATGTTTCTGATCTTGTAGTTCCTTCTGAAACTTCTAGCCTCAAATTCATTGTTCAAATCTGTGCAGCTGATGGAACTTGCCAGAATTTGGATGATTCTCCAACGTTTACAGTTGATGCTGAAGGTCCCTTATAA
- the LOC109004747 gene encoding cytosolic endo-beta-N-acetylglucosaminidase 1 isoform X2, translating to MPLLRLRAYLNRRTLKNLLRPIRKIFHMLAMSQPNSEPELQSSSASRPPPPFDPMEPSVPISYPIKTLEDLESQSYFNSFHYPFNKASVALQSGSSSSLPNRRRLLVCHDMKGGYGDDKWVQGGTNPEAYAIWHWYLIDVFVYFSHSLVALPPPCWINSAHRHGVKVLGTFMAEWDEGRVICDRLLSTKESAHLYAERLAELADSLGFDGWLINIEVKLDIEQIPILKEFVSHLNETMHSLVPGSLVIWYDSVTIHGDLRWQDQLNEKNKPFFDICDGIFVNYTWKENYPSLSAAIAGDRKFDVYMGIDVFGRSTYGGGQWNTNVALDVLKKNDVSAAIFAPGWVYETKQPPNFQSAQNHWWALVEKSWGILRNYPKLLPFYTNFDQGRGYHFSIDGTKVSDDPWCNISCQGFQVRSEGDSQLGLSLHFSSTMNESTSILLTSGDFNQFSSKFSKVIPTHRLEKPGNSFGWVLQEGSIALESGDMLTEIHAVCYRSKHESSACSSVKYFAELGHLTIRTSHEKKLDFLASSSWLVDGQFIKWASGSRGSKTLSIKIVWKLKHGTSTAFSNYNIYVKNVTKQVEEVAEYLGTAHVEAFYVSDLVVPSETSSLKFIVQICAADGTCQNLDDSPTFTVDAEGPL from the exons ATGCCTCTTCTTCGTCTCCGCGCCTATCTTAATCGCCGAACCCTCAAAAACCTCCTCAGACCGATCCGCAAGATATTCCATATGCTCGCAATGTCCCAACCCAACTCTGAACCCGAGCTCCAATCCTCATCTGCATCCCGACCTCCTCCACCATTTGATCCAATGGAGCCGTCCGTGCCAATATCTTACCCAATCAAAACCCTTGAAGACCTCGAGTCCCAGTCCTACTTCAACTCCTTTCACTACCCTTTTAACAAAGCTTCGGTTGCTCTCCAATCtggctcttcttcttcattgccCAATAGGCGTAGATTGCTCGTGTGCCATGACATGAAAGGAGGTTATGGGGATGATAAATGGGTCCAGGGAGGTACCAATCCCGAGGCATATGCGATATGGCATTGGTATTTGATCGATGTTTTCGTTTACTTTTCGCATAGTCTCGTTGCGCTTCCTCCGCCGTGTTGGATCAATTCGGCTCACCGGCACGGCGTTAAG GTACTGGGGACATTCATGGCAGAATGGGATGAAGGGAGGGTTATTTGTGATAGATTGCTCTCAACAAAGGAATCTGCCCATTTGTATGCCGAGCGCCTGGCAGAGCTTGCTGATTCTTTGGGATTTGATGGATGGCTG ATTAATATTGAGGTCAAATTGGATATTGAGCAAATCCCTATTCTGAAAGAATTTGTCAGCCATCTAAACGAGACTATGCATTCGTTAGTGCCAGGTTCTTTAGTGATATG GTATGATAGTGTTACAATTCATGGTGATCTTCGTTGGCAAGATCAACTGAATGAAAAGAATAAACCTTTCTTTGATATTTGTGATGGAATATTTGTAAACTATACTTGGAAG GAAAACTATCCAAGTCTTTCAGCTGCTATTGCTGGTGATAGAAAGTTTGATGTGTACATGGGGATTGATGTATTTGGAAGGAGCACTTACGGTGGTGGGCAATGGAAT ACAAACGTTGCCCTTGATGTGCTAAAGAAGAACGATGTGTCAGCTGCCATATTTGCTCCTGGATGGGTTTATGAGACGAAGCAACCACCTAATTTTCAGTCCGCGCAAAATCA TTGGTGGGCCCTTGTTGAGAAATCATGGGGAATACTGCGGAATTATCCTAAACTGCTGCCTTTCTACACTAATTTTGATCAG gggCGTggttatcatttttcaattgaTGGAACAAAAGTATCAGATGACCCTTGGTGTAACATTTCATGCCAGGGTTTCCAG GTGAGATCAGAGGGCGACTCTCAATTGGGActctctcttcatttctccTCTACAATGAATGAAAGCACATCTATACTTCTCACATCCGGGGATTTTAACCAATTCTCAAGCAAATTCAGTAAAGTAATTCCAACACACCGGCTTGAAAAGCCAGGAAATTCCTTTGGATGGGTCTTACAGGAGGGTAGCATTGCACTTGAAAGCGGAGACATGTTGACAGAAATCCATGCTGTGTGCTACAGGTCAAAGCATGAATCTAGTGCTTGCAGTTCAGTAAAGTATTTTGCTGAGCTAGGTCATCTCACCATTAGAACTTCTCACGAAAAGAAGTTAGATTTTCTGGCTTCTTCCTCGTGGCTTGTTGACggtcaatttataaaatgggCTTCTGGTTCTCGGGGTTCAAAGACCCTTAGTATAAAAATCGTTTGGAAACTGAAACATGGAACTAGTACAGCATTCTCGAACTACAATATCTATGTCAAGAATGTAACAAAACAGGTAGAAGAGGTGGCGGAGTATCTTGGAACGGCACATGTGGAAGCCTTTTATGTTTCTGATCTTGTAGTTCCTTCTGAAACTTCTAGCCTCAAATTCATTGTTCAAATCTGTGCAGCTGATGGAACTTGCCAGAATTTGGATGATTCTCCAACGTTTACAGTTGATGCTGAAGGTCCCTTATAA
- the LOC109004748 gene encoding DEAD-box ATP-dependent RNA helicase 18, with protein sequence MDSDSPNRSSALTDTRFSDLNPSLSDPVLQALTQAGFEFCTPVQAATIPLLCSYKDVAVDAATGSGKTLAFVVPLVEILGRTKTHPKPLQVMGIIISPTRELSSQIYDVAQPFVSTLPNFKSVLLVGGVEVKADLKKIEEEGANLLVGTPGRIYDIMERVDGLDFRNLEILILDEADRLLDMGFQKQINSIISRLPKLRRTGLFSATQTEAVEELSKAGLRNPVKVEVRAETKLVNGPSSSGQLNFSKTPSGLHNAYMECEANKKPSQLVDLLIKNKSKKIIIYYMTCACVDYWGVVLPRLSVLKGFSLIPLHGQMKQTVREKALASFKALSSGILLCTDLAARGLDIPDVDCILQYDPPQNPDVFVHRVGRTARMGRQGNAIVFLLPKEEAYVEFLHIKRVSLVERKCSDEAPDVVPQIQSAAKKDRDVMEKGVRAFVSYIRAYKEHHCSYIFRWKELEIGKLAMGYGLLQLPSMPEVKHHSLSTEGFTPAENINLKEIKYKDKSREKQRKKNLLAKKEAQQREPKPDKPKKTPKPAATIMRKKTAKQRRAAQTIEDEDDLAREYRLLKKLKRGAIDESEFARLTGTDELL encoded by the exons ATGGACTCCGACTCGCCCAACCGTAGCAGCGCGTTAACGGACACGCGCTTCTCCGATCTCAACCCTTCACTCTCTGACCCGGTCCTACAGGCCCTAACCCAAGCTGGCTTCGAGTTCTGTACGCCGGTCCAAGCCGCCACCATCCCCTTACTATGCAGCTACAAAGACGTGGCCGTAGACGCCGCCACCGGCTCAGGTAAAACCCTAGCCTTCGTGGTCCCACTCGTTGAGATCCTCGGCAGAACCAAAACCCATCCTAAACCCCTCCAG GTAATGGGGATAATTATCTCGCCCACCAGGGAGTTATCGTCGCAGATATATGATGTTGCTCAGCCTTTCGTTTCGACACTACCAAATTTTAAGTCTGTGTTACTCGTTGGGGGAGTGGAAGTGAAAGCTGAcctgaagaaaatagaagaggaaGGAGCTAATTTATTGGTCGGCACTCCGGGCAGAATATACGACATCATGGAACGCGTCGACGGCTtggactttaggaacctcgag ATTCTGATTTTGGATGAGGCTGATAGGCTATTGGATATGGGGTTCCAGAAGCAGATTAATTCCATTATATCTCGCTTACCAAAGCTTCGTAGAACTGGTCTTTTTTCAGCTACTCAAACCGAGGCGGTTGAAGAGCTATCTAAAGCAGGGCTGAGGAATCCTGTAAAGGTTGAAGTTAGGGCAGAAACAAAGCTGGTGAATGGTCCTTCATCATCAGGACaacttaacttttcaaaaacaCCTTCAGGCCTTCACAACGCG TACATGGAATGTGAAGCAAATAAGAAACCATCCCAGCTTGTTGATCTTCTTATCAAGAAcaagtcaaaaaaaattataat ATATTACATGACTTGTGCTTGTGTTGATTATTGGGGAGTCGTTCTTCCACGCCTTTCTGTTTTGAAGGGGTTCTCTTTGATCCCGTTGCATGGCCAGATGAAGCAG ACTGTGAGGGAAAAGGCATTAGCTTCATTTAAAGCTCTTTCAAGTGGTATTCTTTTATGTACTGATCTTGCAGCACGTGGACTTGACATTCCAGATGTTGATTGTATCCTGCAG TATGATCCTCCTCAAAATCCAGATGTTTTCGTACATAGAGTCGGCCGAACTGCCCGAATGGGTAGACAAGGAAATGCCATTGTTTTTCTATTGCCAAAG GAGGAAGCTTATGTAGAATTCCTACATATAAAAAGGGTTTCTCTTGTAGAGAGGAAATGCTCAGATGAGGCTCCTGATGTTGTTCCTCAG ATCCAGTCTGCAGCCAAAAAGGACCGTGATGTCATGGAGAAAGGAGTCAGGGCATTTGTTTCATATATTCGTGCATATAAGGAGCATCACTGCTCTTATATTTTCAG GTGGAAAGAGCTTGAAATTGGGAAATTGGCCATGGGCTATGGCCTATTGCAGCTCCCTTCAATGCCTGAAGTAAAGCACCACTCACTTTCAACTGAGGGCTTCACTCCAGCTGAAAACATCAATTTGAAGGAGATCAAATATAA AGATAAATCTCgtgagaaacaaagaaagaagaatctGCTAGCAAAGAAAGAAGCACAACAGCGAGAACCAAAACCCGATAAACCCAAGAAAACCCCAAAGCCTGCAGCTACCATCATGAGGAAGAAAACAGCTAAACAGAGACGTGCTGCCCAGAcaattgaagatgaagatgatttgGCACGAGAATACCGCCTGCTGAAAAAGCTTAAAAGGGGAGCTATTGATGAAAGTGAATTTGCTAGGTTAACAGGAACTGACGAGTTACTTTGA
- the LOC109021455 gene encoding abscisic acid receptor PYL4-like — translation MPASSLQFHRTNPTNIHTATATLNRHKHFQINPLLHNRVDPVPDLVAFHHTHTLGSNQCCSAVVQTIDAPVSTVWSLVRRFDKPQAYKHFLKSCHVIDGDGDVGTIREVQVVSGLPAASSTERLEILDDESHVLSFSVVGGDHRLHNYRSVTTLHAASSAVNSTIVVESYVVDVPPGNTKEETCVFVDTIVRCNLQSLAQVAENTARN, via the coding sequence ATGCCAGCTTCCTCGCTACAATTCCACAGAACCAATCCCACCAATATTCACACCGCAACCGCTACCCTCAACCGCCATAAACACTTCCAAATCAACCCTCTTTTGCACAACCGAGTCGACCCAGTACCCGACTTGGTGGCCTTCCACCATACCCACACCCTCGGGTCCAACCAGTGCTGCTCCGCTGTGGTCCAGACCATCGACGCTCCCGTCTCGACCGTCTGGTCCTTGGTCCGACGATTCGACAAGCCGCAGGCCTACAAGCACTTCCTCAAGAGCTGCCACGTCATCGACGGCGACGGTGACGTGGGCACTATCCGAGAGGTCCAAGTGGTGTCGGGACTGCCCGCCGCCTCCAGCACCGAGCGCCTCGAGATCCTCGACGACGAGAGCCACGTCCTCAGCTTTAGCGTCGTCGGTGGGGACCACCGTCTCCACAATTACCGGTCCGTTACCACCCTTCATGCCGCCTCGTCCGCCGTCAACAGTACGATAGTTGTCGAGTCCTACGTTGTTGATGTGCCGCCGGGTAATACCAAGGAAGAGACTTGCGTGTTTGTGGATACAATAGTACGTTGCAATTTACAATCTTTGGCTCAGGTCGCTGAGAATACAGCGAGAAACTag
- the LOC109004695 gene encoding protein trichome birefringence-like 33, translating to MKPTPSASSPLLRKARLSPYLFTLLSFIVLVAVLYGEDFICLFSQPIQLALPPTRTNLPPRTEKKWEKLPFAIGKTEEGCDVFSGRWVRDESNRPHYQESDCPYIQPQLTCQEHGRPEKDYQFWRWQPHDCSLPSFNATLMLETLRGKRMMFVGDSLNRGQYVSFVCLLHSIIAEDAKSMETFDSLTVFTAKEYNATIEFYWAPFLLESNADNAVVHKISDRIVRKGSINKHGRHWKGVDILVFNTYLWWMTGLKMKILLGSFDDDMKEIIELSTEDAYRMAMKSMLRWVQKNMDPKKTRVFFTSMSPSHAKSIDWGGEPGHNCYNETTLIDQDQNYWSSDCQKSIMHVIGEVFDKAKFPITFLNITQLSGYRKDAHTSIYKKQWNPLTPEQLANPVSYADCVHWCLPGLQDTWNDLLFAKLFYP from the exons ATGAAGCCAACTCCCTCAGCTTCCTCCCCTCTTCTACGGAAGGCTCGTCTCTCTCCCTACCTTTTCACCTTACTATCTTTCATTGTTTTGGTCGCCGTTCTCTACGGCGAGGACTTCATTTGCCTTTTCAGCCAACCAATCCAACTCGCGCTGCCTCCGACCAGGACCAACCTGCCCCCCCGAACCG AGAAGAAGTGGGAGAAGTTGCCGTTCGCAATAGGAAAGACCGAGGAAGGATGTGACGTGTTCAGCGGGAGGTGGGTTCGGGACGAGTCGAATCGGCCTCATTACCAAGAATCGGACTGTCCGTATATACAACCACAGTTGACCTGCCAGGAACACGGACGACCCGAGAAGGATTATCAGTTTTGGAGATGGCAGCCCCACGATTGCTCTCTTCCCAG TTTCAATGCCACATTGATGCTCGAGACACTCCGAGGAAAGAGGATGATGTTTGTTGGGGATTCCCTCAACCGGGGTCAATATGTTTCATTTGTTTGTCTTCTCCATTCAATTATAGCCGAGGATGCCAAATCCATGGAAACTTTTGATTCACTCACCGTTTTCACAGCCAAG GAATACAATGCCACGATCGAGTTCTATTGGGCACCATTTCTTCTAGAATCAAACGCAGACAATGCTGTTGTTCATAAAATATCTGATAGGATTGTTAGGAAAGGTTCAATCAATAAGCATGGCCGACATTGGAAAGGTGTTGATATATTAGTATTCAATACCTATCTTTGGTGGATGACTGGcttgaagatgaagatatt ACTGGGATCTTTCGATGATGACATGAAAGAAATTATTGAGTTGTCAACTGAGGATGCTTATCGAATGGCAATGAAAAGTATGTTGAGATGGGTGCAGAAGAACATGGACCCTAAGAAGACAAGGGTCTTCTTCACTAGCATGTCGCCTTCTCATGCAAA GAGTATAGACTGGGGAGGTGAACCAGGCCACAACTGTTACAATGAGACAACACTGATTGATCAAGATCAAAATTATTGGAGTTCAGATTGCCAAAAAAGCATAATGCATGTGATTGGAGAAGTATTTGATAAAGCGAAGTTTCCCATTACATTTCTCAATATTACCCAACTCTCAGGTTATCGGAAAGACGCCCACACTTCAATCTACAAGAAGCAATGGAACCCATTGACTCCTGAACAGTTAGCAAACCCTGTTAGTTATGCAGATTGTGTGCATTGGTGTTTGCCTGGCCTTCAAGACACTTGGAATGACCTTCTTTTTGCCAAGTTATTCTATCcttaa